The Methylobacterium currus genome contains a region encoding:
- a CDS encoding Hsp33 family molecular chaperone: protein MSETTTSQNPEGRDDAILPFAVEPLDVRGRVVRLGPSVDTILRRHGYPDTVARLLGEAAALTVLLGSSLKFEGRFQLQTKSDGPVEMVVVDFEAPDRVRATARFDAGRVAEAGPRADTAQLLGHGHLAMTIDQGSAQSRYQGVVALEGQGFEEAAHQYFRQSEQIPTRVRLAVAEQVEGGGEASGSSWRSGGLLVQFLPHSPDRARLADLPPGDLPPGDLPEGHALLDDSRPQEDDAWVEAKSLIATIEDHELVDPTVSSERLLYRLFHERGVRVFEAQGVHEACRCSRERVMGMVRNFSAEERREIVGENGRIGITCEFCSRHYDLDPAEVEAEIAGSQDR from the coding sequence ACGACGCGATCCTGCCCTTCGCGGTCGAGCCCCTCGACGTGCGCGGCCGCGTCGTGCGCCTCGGCCCCTCCGTCGACACCATCCTGCGCCGGCACGGCTATCCCGACACCGTCGCGCGGCTGCTCGGCGAGGCCGCGGCCCTGACCGTGCTGCTCGGCTCCTCGCTCAAGTTCGAGGGCCGGTTCCAGCTCCAGACCAAGTCCGACGGCCCGGTCGAGATGGTGGTGGTGGATTTCGAGGCGCCCGACCGGGTGCGTGCCACCGCCCGCTTCGATGCCGGGCGCGTCGCCGAGGCGGGCCCGCGCGCCGACACCGCCCAGCTCCTCGGCCACGGCCACCTCGCCATGACCATCGACCAGGGCTCGGCCCAGAGCCGCTACCAGGGCGTGGTGGCGCTCGAGGGCCAGGGCTTCGAGGAGGCGGCGCACCAGTATTTCCGCCAGTCGGAGCAGATCCCGACCCGGGTGCGCCTCGCCGTCGCCGAGCAGGTCGAGGGCGGGGGAGAGGCGTCCGGGAGTTCCTGGCGCTCCGGCGGCCTGCTGGTGCAGTTCCTGCCGCACTCGCCCGATCGCGCCCGCCTCGCCGACCTGCCGCCCGGCGACCTGCCGCCCGGCGACCTGCCGGAGGGGCACGCGCTGCTCGACGACAGCCGGCCGCAGGAGGACGATGCCTGGGTCGAGGCCAAGTCGCTGATCGCGACGATCGAGGACCACGAACTCGTCGATCCGACCGTGTCGAGCGAGCGCCTGCTCTACCGCCTCTTCCACGAGCGCGGCGTGCGGGTGTTCGAGGCGCAGGGGGTGCACGAGGCCTGCCGCTGCTCGCGCGAGCGGGTGATGGGGATGGTCCGCAATTTCTCCGCCGAGGAGCGCCGCGAGATCGTCGGCGAGAACGGCCGCATCGGCATTACCTGCGAGTTCTGCTCGCGCCACTACGACCTCGACCCGGCCGAGGTGGAGGCCGAGATCGCCGGCAGCCAGGACCGCTGA